Part of the Solwaraspora sp. WMMA2065 genome is shown below.
GCTCAAGGCCGACACCTCGACCACGTCGCGCTCCTCGACGATCACCGTACCGCCGTCACCGGACACCGAAGCCACCACCCCACCCGGAATGTTCAACGCCGTCCGCATCGTCGACGGCTCCCCGATCACCAGCACCTCGTACGGGCCGGTCAACCGCACAGCGTCCACCTCCACGCCGCCGTCGACGTCCAGCAGGTAGCTGCTCGCCACGATCCGCACCGACCGACCGTCCCCGCCGCTGATCTGCATCACCTCGGCGCCCGCACCCCGCAGCTCCTGCACCGCGTCCAGCAGATCCGACGCCCGGATCGGCTCCCGACCGGCGACGAACCGCACCCGCAGGCCCGGCCCCTGCGCCGGCAGACTGCCACCCAGCACCCCCAGCTCGTCCGCCCGACGCGACGCCTCCTCCAACGCCGCCGCCCGGCCCTCGGCACCCGAGGTCAACTGCCGCTGACTCGCCTCCAGCTCCGCGATGTCCTGCCGCAGCCGCTCCTCCCGGGCCTCCAGATCCGACAGGATCCGCACCAGATCCTCCTGGCGGGCCGCCGCCAACGTCGGGTCCGTCGACGTGCTGCGGACCTGAACGGCGAGGGTGAACCCGAGCAGCACCAGCAGACCCACGATCATCAGCCCGGCCGTGGACACCCGCCGGGAACCCCGACCCGCGCCGGCACCCGCCGGCCCGTCACCGCCGACCGCGGCGTCGGGACCGTCCACCGGCGGTACCCCGGCGGCGTCCGCCCGTTCCTCGGACCCTGCCGGCACCCGCCCACCCGCACCCGGCGACCGCGCCGGACCCTCAACCGGCCAGCCCGTACCGGTACTCCTACGTTCCACCATCAGCCACGCCTCACGCCCGGAACAGATGACGTCGAATCGCCGCCACGTTGCCGAAGATCCGCACCCCGAGCACCACCACGACGCCGGTGGACAACTGCCCGCCCACCCCCAACTGATCGCCCAGATACACGATCAGACCCGCCACCAGAACGTTCGAGATGAATGAGATCACGAACTGCTTGTCGTCGAAGATCCCGTCCAACTTCGCCCGGACCCCGCCGAACACCGCGTCCAACGCCGCCACCACCGCGATCGGCAGGTACGGCTGCAGCACCGCCGGCACCACCGGGTCGAAATAGATCCCCAGCAGCATTCCGGCGAGCAGCGCCAACACGGCGATCATCGAGGGCCTCCTCCCGAGGCGGTCACGGACGGGTCGGCGCCTCCCGTCCCGGACGGGCTGGACGACGCCGACGCCGACGGTGCACGGGCGTACCGCAGCTGCGGCTCGCTCGCCGCCGGCAACATCAGATCATCAGCCGAACGGACCCCGAACGACAACCCGTGATCGGCCGAGACCGCCCGTAGCACCGCGGCCGCCTGGCTGGTCCGAAACGCCTCGACCATCGACGGCGGGCCGATCGCCGTCACCTCGTACGGGCCGGTCACCGGCCGGAAATCGACCAGGATGGCGCTGCCCGCCGCCCGGATCGTCGAGGTCGCGGTCAGCCGTCTCCCGTTGACCGCGACCGCCTCGGCGCCGACGCTCCACAGGGCGTTGGCCACGTCCTGAAGATCCCGGTCCAACACCCGACCCAACTCACTGACCGACCCCTCACCGGTCACCGGATCCACCACCTCCGGCGCATCCGCCAACTCGACGACCACCCCGTCCCCGGTGACCCGGGCCAGCCCGGCGGCGGCTTCCAGGTCGCGCAGGTCCGCCGCCCGGGCCCCGTCCAGCACCGTGTCGCGCTCCCGGGCCACCTCGTCCCGCAATGTGTCCACGCGGTTCTGCAGCTCGTCGGTCTCCGTCTGGCGCTGGGTAACCTGCTCCACCAGGCCGGCCCGTGCCTGCGACCTGCTTGGCTCCTCCGCCACCGTCTTCTGGTAGGCGAGCACCACCAGGAAGCCGACCGCGGCCATCGACACGGCCATCGCCGCCCGTGCCGTCACCCGACGCCAACCCTGCGGTGGTCCTACCACCGAACGGCGGGCCGCCGCGTCCGTGTAGCCGGGATCCAGCGGTGCCCGGAACAGTTCGGTCAGAAAGTCCGGCGCGTACCCACGGTGCGGGCCGGAACCGCTGCGGTCCGCCTCGCTCATGCCCGCTCCGTTTCTGCTCCGGCGGCCCGGACCAACGCCATGGTCTGCCGTACGTACAACAGGCCGGCGATCCAGTACAGCGCCAGACCCCACCAGGCCAGACCCCACCCGACCGCGGCCACCACCGTCGCCGTCGGGGTGAATCCCAGCACTGCGGACAGCAACAGAATAGGAAACGCCGCCAAAAGTACGAAAGTCGCAGTCTTTCCTACATAGTGCACCTGTGGTGGTCCGTAGCCAAATCGGCGTAACACGACGAGGCAGCCGGCCAGCAGCACCTCACGACTGAGCAACGCCACCGTGAACTGCCACGGCATCACCTCGCGGGCCGTGAACGCCAGCAACGTGGCCAGGATGTACAGCCGGTCGGCGAGTGGGTCCAGTAGTTCGCCGAGCCGGGACACCTGACGGATCCGGCGCGCGACGAACCCGTCCACCCAGTCACTGGTCCCGCCGACGGCCAGCACCAGCAACGCCGCGACGTCCGCACGGTGCACCAGAAACAGGTACAGAAACAGTGGTACACCTAGCAAACGGACAAGACTGATCAGATTAGGAATGGTGAAGACCTGACTCGCCACATCGGTCCGCGTCGACGCGGACTGCGCGGACGGACGCGACACCGACACTTCCTCTCCCCCGCCCCGACCGGCCTGTCCCACCGGACCGGAAACGAGCGGCGGCGAACGAGCCCGACGGTCCCCCAAGGGGCACTGTCACCTGGCGAGCGCCACTATAACGCGCCCCTCACCCACCACCTTCCGACTCACCGTGGCCGTCGCCGCCGACGGCCACCCGCCGGCGCATGAACGACTGCCAGTAACCGACCATCCGCTCCACCCCGTCCACCCCGGCCACCAGTTCAGCCAGCCACCGGGCCTGCTCCGGGCTCCACAGACCGTCGCTGACGATCCAACCCTGTCCACCCAGTTCGTTGAGCACCTCCAGCCGTCGACCGGTCAGCACCCGACACCGGTGCCCCGCGCCGTCAGCGACCACGGTGACCGTCGGCCCGGCAGCCGGCCGCTTACCCCCTTCGGCAGGTGCCACCGTCTGCACGAAGTACAGGTACCCGTACTCCCACCGTTCGTCGAGCGGCGACCCGACGCCCGCCGTCGGTGCCACCGTCTGCCGCTCCTCGGCCACCCGGCGCGGCTACCCGCACGGGTTGCCGGCAAACTCCGCCCCCCCCCGGTTCCGACATCCCCGCTACCTGCGACCCCTTGCCATCGGACGGCGGTCGATCATGCTTGGATGGTGGGCATGCCGGCCCACCTTGAACCAGACGCCCGGCGTGACCGGTCCGCGGCCGACGCCTCACCCGGCGACATCTCCCGCCGTCGTACCCAGCGGACCCGGTGGTATCCGGTCGACCAGCTCAGCCCGCTCGCCCGAGCGCTGCTCAGCGACGACCTCGGCGGCCGCGACGTGGTGCCACAGCACGTCGCCGACCGGGTCAACGCGGAGGCTGACCAGTGGGCCAGCCACGGATTCACCGAGCAGACCGTACGTCCCTGGCGGGACCTGCCCCCGGCGGCCGCCGGGCACCTCGCCGGTCGGCAGGTCAACCCGAGAGTGCTCGATCTGCCCGTCGCCGTCGTCGCCGGAACCCCGCCCGTGCCGCTCCGGATCGCGATCGTCACCGGTCGGCTGCCCGCCGAACGGGCCTACGAACTGCTGGTACTCACCGGTGAACACCAGCCGGCGGAGTCCGGGGCGGGCAACCCACCGACCCCCGAGCCTTCCCGGGCCCGGCCGGTGACCCCGGTGCTGTTCTCCCACGCCCAGCCCGACGATGCCGCCGGCCGGAGCTGACCCCAGAGGTACTGCCGAGCCTCCGATTCGATGGAGTTTGGTTCTCCGTGCGCTATGTTGACACACCTCGTAGAGCAGGCTAGGACGCTAGGTTGAGGGAACCGAAGACGCCACCGGGCTGCGATCAATCGAGAGACCTCTCTAGTATCAGAGCGTCACGTGCCGGTCACGCAGGCTGGGCGTCACTACCGGTACGCGACCGTCCCCCCCGTCAGGAGGTGAACCATGCCCGAACTCCGTGCCGCCGAACCCCGCAGCTACCCCTTCACCGCGCCTGACCGTCTCAACCTCGACGACACCTACCGGCAACTGCAGCAGGACCGGACGCTGGTACGGGTCCAGTTGCCGTTTGGGGAACCGGCCTGGCTGGCCACCCGGCACGCCGACGTCCGGTTCGTCCTCGGCGACGCCCGGTTCTCCCGCGCCGCCAGCGTCGGCCGTGACGAACCACGGATCACCCCCCGACAGATCGAGGGCGGAATCCTGTCGATGGATCCG
Proteins encoded:
- a CDS encoding DUF881 domain-containing protein, translating into MPAGSEERADAAGVPPVDGPDAAVGGDGPAGAGAGRGSRRVSTAGLMIVGLLVLLGFTLAVQVRSTSTDPTLAAARQEDLVRILSDLEAREERLRQDIAELEASQRQLTSGAEGRAAALEEASRRADELGVLGGSLPAQGPGLRVRFVAGREPIRASDLLDAVQELRGAGAEVMQISGGDGRSVRIVASSYLLDVDGGVEVDAVRLTGPYEVLVIGEPSTMRTALNIPGGVVASVSGDGGTVIVEERDVVEVSALSDPSQLRYARPVS
- a CDS encoding small basic family protein encodes the protein MIAVLALLAGMLLGIYFDPVVPAVLQPYLPIAVVAALDAVFGGVRAKLDGIFDDKQFVISFISNVLVAGLIVYLGDQLGVGGQLSTGVVVVLGVRIFGNVAAIRRHLFRA
- a CDS encoding DUF881 domain-containing protein, coding for MSEADRSGSGPHRGYAPDFLTELFRAPLDPGYTDAAARRSVVGPPQGWRRVTARAAMAVSMAAVGFLVVLAYQKTVAEEPSRSQARAGLVEQVTQRQTETDELQNRVDTLRDEVARERDTVLDGARAADLRDLEAAAGLARVTGDGVVVELADAPEVVDPVTGEGSVSELGRVLDRDLQDVANALWSVGAEAVAVNGRRLTATSTIRAAGSAILVDFRPVTGPYEVTAIGPPSMVEAFRTSQAAAVLRAVSADHGLSFGVRSADDLMLPAASEPQLRYARAPSASASSSPSGTGGADPSVTASGGGPR
- a CDS encoding CDP-alcohol phosphatidyltransferase family protein, producing the protein MSVSRPSAQSASTRTDVASQVFTIPNLISLVRLLGVPLFLYLFLVHRADVAALLVLAVGGTSDWVDGFVARRIRQVSRLGELLDPLADRLYILATLLAFTAREVMPWQFTVALLSREVLLAGCLVVLRRFGYGPPQVHYVGKTATFVLLAAFPILLLSAVLGFTPTATVVAAVGWGLAWWGLALYWIAGLLYVRQTMALVRAAGAETERA